A single genomic interval of Pyrobaculum arsenaticum DSM 13514 harbors:
- a CDS encoding RAD55 family ATPase codes for MELDFRGVTAIFGRPGVGKTSLAMRIAHERLSKGDRVLWVSLYEDREALIQNASSLGYDLSKAEIWDMIFVKTDAILNQIVSTVSQSDYGLVVVDSISSIVEGSQSREYLINAVYRVFRPAGIDFIGISEEEAVTPLDYIADNLIRLEMKFFNGAAERRMYVLKARGRRAGYYVEFDIIEKRGVVFLDELPRPQTKGGWEKYAEAISRAVGPVRGGNIYLFAGWGLTPLLAKTAADLSKDGAKVLYRIFERDASLVAALVERFGGRAEVQRVEPKPVNYLAHVAEFFEALTNTSADVVISDGLDAEFHLYGDKALELNRREIKELRKLGIAVMASVHRDRGLRHISDVAVYVRNRNAVVYSAQGRRECRLEYEPAPHLHC; via the coding sequence ATGGAGCTTGACTTCCGCGGAGTGACTGCCATATTTGGAAGGCCTGGGGTGGGGAAAACTAGCCTAGCCATGAGAATTGCCCACGAGAGGCTTTCCAAGGGCGACAGAGTTCTCTGGGTATCACTCTACGAGGATCGAGAAGCCCTTATACAAAACGCCTCGTCTTTAGGCTACGATTTATCAAAGGCAGAGATCTGGGATATGATATTTGTAAAAACAGATGCAATACTTAACCAAATAGTCTCGACAGTAAGCCAGAGCGACTACGGTTTGGTGGTTGTAGACTCCATATCATCTATTGTAGAGGGCTCTCAGTCTAGGGAGTATCTAATAAATGCCGTATACCGCGTCTTCAGGCCGGCGGGCATCGACTTTATCGGCATATCGGAGGAGGAGGCGGTAACACCTCTTGACTATATAGCTGACAACCTAATCCGCCTTGAGATGAAGTTCTTCAACGGCGCCGCTGAGAGGAGGATGTATGTGCTCAAGGCAAGGGGACGCCGCGCTGGCTACTACGTCGAATTTGACATCATAGAGAAAAGAGGTGTCGTGTTTTTAGACGAACTCCCGAGGCCCCAGACCAAGGGCGGCTGGGAGAAATACGCGGAGGCCATATCTAGGGCCGTGGGTCCCGTGCGGGGGGGCAACATATATCTCTTCGCCGGATGGGGGCTGACGCCCCTCTTGGCGAAAACCGCGGCTGATCTCTCCAAGGACGGGGCCAAGGTCCTTTACCGCATTTTTGAGCGCGACGCCTCGCTTGTGGCCGCTTTGGTGGAGAGATTCGGCGGAAGAGCAGAGGTTCAACGAGTGGAACCCAAGCCAGTAAACTACCTGGCTCATGTCGCAGAGTTTTTCGAGGCGCTGACAAATACAAGCGCCGACGTAGTTATCTCAGATGGGCTAGACGCCGAGTTTCACTTATACGGCGACAAAGCCCTAGAACTCAACCGTAGAGAGATTAAAGAACTGAGGAAGTTGGGCATAGCGGTAATGGCCTCTGTACACAGAGACCGGGGGCTTAGGCACATTTCCGACGTGGCGGTCTATGTGAGAAACAGAAACGCCGTGGTATACTCGGCGCAGGGAAGGCGGGAGTGTCGCCTAGAGTACGAGCCGGCGCCCCATCTACACTGCTAG
- a CDS encoding alpha-amylase family glycosyl hydrolase codes for MACSVVKWRSDPFYGRVAVVKAGNGYVVGDFTGWIHGAFKEVVELPPGRYAVASSDGAEECLVEPPEYPWHFSVPYMGVDWGDVAEIRIYAPEPPEVSGGRVVKLLEGEPFSIYAAVIKSRRYEVRCCGKVKRYRRPPLVEGHGIYAMYEVLPDRAANRTGCRDLRRQFCGGTLKDVAEIALSASEFADALYLHPIYPAMSYHRYDVVNHLDVDERLGGWAAFAALKDALNGRGMKLVLDLVLYHVGLRNPLFPNGPFIIRDQSFTTLVKSLADIMPRNALTGLLLGKPPYDTFLKVWLMPRLDYSDRRAVQYARSVVEFWTPKVDGFRLDVAHGMPPSAWDEILEPARHRYILGEHVGNPAPFYKSIKGFTAYILYGELVKSGSFSTISEAINRYLALTPPGALPYMNTFIENHDTDRAVTTMGGLVTVGYAVIFTLPGVPSVYAGGECGVGGRASDHTNRAPYKPCPGSPIADTLRALYSARREFGLWRGPAWAEQKRGRIIINRPGTRAEIDLNKIAILGAGRQQEIPL; via the coding sequence GTGGCTTGCTCTGTGGTGAAGTGGCGGAGCGACCCCTTCTACGGCCGCGTGGCGGTCGTCAAGGCGGGTAACGGATACGTCGTGGGAGACTTCACCGGCTGGATACACGGGGCCTTTAAAGAGGTGGTGGAGCTACCGCCCGGCAGATACGCCGTTGCCTCCAGCGACGGCGCCGAGGAGTGCCTAGTAGAGCCGCCGGAGTATCCATGGCACTTCTCCGTGCCCTATATGGGGGTGGACTGGGGGGACGTGGCCGAGATTAGGATATACGCCCCGGAGCCCCCCGAGGTAAGCGGGGGCCGTGTCGTGAAGTTATTGGAGGGGGAGCCCTTTTCAATATACGCGGCGGTTATAAAAAGTAGAAGGTATGAAGTGAGGTGTTGCGGCAAGGTGAAGAGGTATAGACGGCCTCCTCTAGTTGAGGGGCATGGCATCTACGCCATGTACGAGGTCCTACCCGATAGAGCCGCCAATAGAACGGGGTGTAGGGATCTTAGGCGCCAGTTCTGCGGCGGGACTTTAAAGGACGTTGCCGAGATTGCCTTGTCCGCTTCTGAATTTGCAGATGCGCTGTATCTGCATCCAATATACCCCGCAATGAGCTACCACAGATACGACGTGGTGAACCACTTGGATGTGGACGAGAGGCTTGGGGGGTGGGCTGCGTTCGCCGCACTTAAGGACGCACTCAACGGGCGGGGGATGAAGCTTGTTCTTGACTTGGTACTATACCACGTTGGCCTCCGCAACCCGCTCTTCCCCAACGGTCCCTTCATCATAAGAGACCAATCCTTCACAACGCTTGTCAAGTCTCTGGCTGACATTATGCCTAGGAACGCCTTGACGGGACTCCTGCTTGGAAAACCCCCGTATGATACGTTTCTAAAAGTTTGGCTTATGCCTCGGCTAGACTACTCAGACCGCCGTGCGGTCCAATACGCGAGGAGCGTTGTGGAGTTCTGGACGCCTAAAGTCGACGGGTTTAGGCTTGACGTTGCCCACGGCATGCCCCCATCTGCGTGGGACGAGATACTAGAACCGGCGCGGCATCGGTACATTCTAGGAGAACATGTGGGCAACCCCGCTCCATTTTACAAGTCAATTAAGGGCTTCACTGCCTATATCTTATATGGAGAATTGGTGAAGTCCGGTTCTTTTTCCACAATTTCGGAGGCGATTAATAGGTACCTTGCACTGACGCCGCCGGGCGCCTTGCCTTATATGAACACGTTTATTGAAAACCACGACACTGATAGGGCAGTCACTACTATGGGGGGCTTGGTGACTGTGGGATATGCGGTGATATTCACGCTACCTGGGGTCCCCTCCGTGTACGCAGGTGGCGAGTGCGGCGTAGGTGGTAGGGCCAGTGACCACACTAACCGGGCCCCTTATAAGCCATGTCCCGGGTCTCCCATTGCCGACACGCTCCGTGCGCTGTACTCGGCGAGAAGAGAGTTTGGCCTATGGCGTGGGCCTGCGTGGGCAGAGCAGAAAAGAGGGCGTATTATCATAAACAGGCCGGGCACTAGAGCGGAGATAGACTTAAATAAAATTGCCATACTCGGCGCGGGGCGACAGCAAGAGATTCCTTTATAA
- a CDS encoding NADPH-dependent 7-cyano-7-deazaguanine reductase — MLKLSKNPQLVRLKTRGESVCPISKTVDSFEVTLEYIPRGVALAIEEFKKMVDSYRGREILHEELAVDLLEKVKSVVNPPYVKVTLKSFYAGVEVEVVAESGGTQPLYI; from the coding sequence ATGCTCAAGTTGTCGAAAAACCCTCAACTAGTGAGGCTGAAGACGAGGGGGGAGTCAGTATGCCCGATAAGCAAGACGGTGGACAGCTTTGAAGTTACGCTTGAGTACATTCCAAGGGGCGTGGCGCTGGCCATAGAGGAGTTTAAGAAAATGGTCGATAGCTACAGGGGGAGGGAGATACTGCACGAGGAGCTGGCGGTGGACTTGCTGGAGAAGGTGAAGAGCGTGGTTAATCCGCCCTATGTAAAAGTCACGCTGAAGTCTTTTTACGCCGGTGTGGAGGTAGAGGTGGTAGCGGAGTCTGGCGGGACACAACCACTTTATATTTAG
- a CDS encoding ABC transporter permease, producing the protein MKTIKDALVIAWINGWIAATRGWVWVVASSVSPAAFLVLLAIYGGVEGLKWGLVGGFIWTIASNGISLIGDATYYRLGIKYQSMLTAAPVSPAGYALGLALSSFIFALPTLAVYLVAMYLLGVPFLSLETVYALTALWLASAGIGFTLSGFIKHMRYAWALPQILSAVFTIGAPVYYPADLLPSPYLAVLLPTGAAAVVVQHFTGLRAYDLELVAVAALALALQSLVGLYFLFKLARWRQP; encoded by the coding sequence ATGAAGACGATTAAAGACGCGCTGGTAATAGCGTGGATCAACGGCTGGATCGCCGCGACTAGAGGCTGGGTGTGGGTAGTGGCGAGCTCCGTCAGCCCCGCGGCTTTTTTAGTCTTGCTCGCCATCTACGGCGGCGTTGAGGGCTTGAAGTGGGGCCTAGTGGGCGGTTTTATTTGGACCATCGCCTCTAACGGCATCTCGCTGATAGGAGACGCCACCTACTACAGGCTAGGCATAAAGTACCAGAGCATGCTCACAGCGGCGCCCGTCTCCCCCGCCGGCTACGCCCTCGGCCTCGCCCTAAGCTCGTTTATCTTCGCCCTGCCAACCCTGGCCGTGTACCTCGTAGCCATGTACCTCCTCGGCGTCCCCTTCCTCTCCCTAGAAACAGTATACGCCCTGACAGCTCTCTGGCTGGCGTCTGCCGGCATCGGCTTCACGCTGTCGGGCTTCATAAAACACATGAGATATGCATGGGCCCTCCCCCAGATATTGTCCGCTGTCTTCACCATAGGGGCTCCTGTGTACTACCCAGCAGACCTACTCCCCAGCCCCTACCTCGCCGTGTTGTTGCCCACTGGCGCCGCGGCCGTGGTGGTACAACACTTCACGGGCCTACGCGCATATGATTTGGAGCTAGTGGCCGTCGCGGCCCTGGCGCTGGCGCTTCAGAGCTTAGTTGGGCTGTACTTCTTGTTTAAGCTAGCTCGGTGGAGACAACCCTAA
- a CDS encoding ABC transporter ATP-binding protein, whose translation MIVCEGLGRRYGDYWALRYVSFEVGRGVVLGVLGPNGAGKTTMVRILTTELMPSEGKAFVAGFDVIKEAEKVRRAVAAVPQESRPIDFLTPYEFVLSYLLLRGYSLREARRKTAEALKEFGLWETRNKEVDALSGGMKRRVLVAAVFASDADVVFLDEPTTGLDVYSRRLVWNAVSELKRRGSTVVLTTHYVEEAAALSDVVLVINKGRVVDLAPPDRLVEKVPGKYVVEVYGKDGLAVEGGAVLKIGDRLLYYVDAPPKLGEPSKDGAKIVIRPKSLEDFVLFNIGLIEEESHEDD comes from the coding sequence GTGATTGTCTGTGAGGGACTCGGTAGGCGTTACGGGGATTATTGGGCGTTGAGATATGTGTCTTTTGAAGTGGGCAGAGGCGTGGTGCTCGGCGTGCTGGGGCCCAACGGGGCAGGTAAAACCACCATGGTCAGGATCTTGACGACGGAGCTCATGCCCTCCGAGGGCAAGGCGTTTGTAGCCGGCTTCGACGTTATAAAGGAGGCTGAAAAAGTGAGGAGAGCGGTGGCGGCGGTGCCTCAGGAGAGCAGACCTATAGACTTCCTGACGCCGTACGAGTTCGTGCTCAGCTACCTCCTCCTACGCGGCTACTCGCTGAGAGAGGCCAGAAGGAAGACCGCGGAGGCATTGAAGGAATTTGGCCTATGGGAAACAAGGAATAAAGAAGTCGATGCGCTGTCAGGTGGGATGAAGAGGAGGGTACTCGTCGCCGCCGTCTTTGCCTCAGACGCCGACGTCGTTTTCCTCGATGAACCTACCACAGGTCTAGACGTCTATTCCAGAAGGCTAGTTTGGAACGCCGTGTCGGAGCTGAAGAGAAGGGGCTCAACAGTTGTCCTCACAACGCATTACGTAGAGGAGGCCGCGGCGCTGAGCGACGTAGTCCTCGTCATAAACAAGGGCCGCGTAGTGGATCTCGCCCCGCCCGATAGGCTCGTGGAGAAGGTGCCCGGGAAGTACGTAGTCGAGGTTTACGGCAAAGACGGCTTAGCGGTAGAGGGGGGCGCGGTATTGAAAATAGGCGACCGGCTCCTCTATTATGTCGACGCGCCGCCCAAACTGGGAGAGCCTTCAAAAGACGGGGCCAAGATCGTAATTAGGCCCAAATCGCTGGAGGACTTTGTCTTGTTCAACATAGGCCTCATAGAGGAGGAGAGCCATGAAGACGATTAA
- a CDS encoding DEAD/DEAH box helicase, with protein sequence MARFVVVVNGVEITREWPWERIYSVKEELKKMGFRWDGAGWRGRTQDLAVINRLRQLLELSHEEYMAVVSAIARASYGGAVVVVGRLPEDLKPHVLASDGDTHLVSLTGFLRRFVAEDKSISRVSTLEEFVSLGVERLRELLRGAEVWGDLGKALEEAKEFVLESEKLRAVFEKRRSWRRALVGSNEARLNFLASGLLRRVGEFKLRYNIVNKDGELVERSIRLVEVKEGDSGYVLRFPVFLRDRVVKTLEELGYVVEHKQVEYPKVAFKKDFSLFPFQSEAVDNWAAHGMRGTVIIPTGGGKTFVGLEAMYRAGVSALVLVVTKELASQWRERIRRFLGVYPGMLGGGERDVRSVTVAIYNSAVKYVEDLIGKFGLVVFDEAHHVPAETFKEVALSLDSPYRLALSATPEREDKNEHLIYEAVGPPIYRASYRSMIESGLVVPVEHYRIYVRMTKEEEEAYSSLRSDNAIMLRNAAAKASRKIPVAVRIIAHEVMLGSKVLVFTQFIEQAEELHDALRESGISAELITSEEGGRDAAFRRFSNGLSRVVVTTTVLDEGVDVPDADVAVVVSGTGSRRQMIQRVGRVVRATQGKKAARVYEIITRNTIEEALSEARHFDDIVEELVCKRIPESDLDALLSRAPPLFKWMK encoded by the coding sequence GTGGCTCGTTTCGTCGTAGTGGTCAACGGTGTTGAGATTACAAGAGAGTGGCCGTGGGAGCGCATATACTCTGTGAAAGAGGAGTTGAAGAAGATGGGTTTTAGGTGGGACGGTGCTGGCTGGAGAGGGAGGACGCAAGACCTCGCTGTGATTAACAGACTGCGGCAACTCTTAGAGCTTAGCCACGAGGAGTACATGGCTGTTGTGTCTGCAATTGCCCGAGCCTCCTACGGAGGTGCTGTGGTCGTAGTTGGCAGACTGCCAGAGGACTTGAAGCCCCACGTCTTGGCGTCGGACGGGGACACGCATTTGGTTTCCCTAACCGGCTTTTTGAGGAGATTCGTGGCGGAGGACAAGTCCATATCTCGCGTCTCGACGCTCGAGGAGTTTGTCAGTCTGGGAGTGGAGAGGTTACGAGAGTTGCTGAGGGGGGCGGAGGTCTGGGGGGATTTAGGAAAGGCGCTTGAGGAGGCCAAGGAGTTTGTTTTGGAGTCTGAAAAGTTGAGGGCTGTCTTTGAGAAGAGGCGTAGCTGGAGGAGGGCCTTGGTTGGGAGCAACGAGGCGAGGCTGAACTTCCTCGCTTCCGGCCTTTTGAGGAGGGTGGGCGAGTTTAAGCTGAGGTACAACATCGTGAATAAAGACGGCGAGCTGGTGGAGCGTAGCATACGCCTTGTGGAGGTAAAGGAGGGAGACAGCGGCTACGTCCTACGCTTTCCAGTATTTCTCAGGGATAGAGTGGTTAAAACGCTGGAGGAGCTGGGCTATGTAGTAGAGCACAAACAAGTAGAATACCCGAAAGTCGCCTTCAAGAAGGATTTCAGCCTCTTTCCCTTCCAGTCCGAGGCTGTGGACAATTGGGCGGCGCACGGGATGAGGGGCACTGTGATTATACCGACAGGCGGTGGGAAGACCTTCGTGGGTCTAGAGGCCATGTACAGAGCTGGGGTCTCCGCATTGGTGCTCGTGGTGACAAAAGAGCTCGCCTCTCAGTGGCGGGAGAGGATTAGGAGATTTCTCGGCGTATATCCTGGAATGCTAGGGGGCGGGGAGAGGGATGTGCGTAGCGTCACAGTGGCGATTTACAATTCAGCGGTTAAGTACGTGGAGGATTTGATCGGCAAATTCGGCCTTGTGGTTTTTGACGAGGCCCATCATGTGCCGGCAGAGACTTTTAAGGAGGTGGCTCTGAGCCTAGACTCGCCGTATAGGTTAGCGCTTTCGGCAACGCCGGAGAGGGAGGATAAAAACGAGCACCTAATATACGAGGCGGTAGGCCCCCCCATATACAGGGCCTCCTACCGGTCTATGATCGAGTCCGGGCTCGTGGTGCCGGTAGAACACTATAGAATCTACGTCCGCATGACGAAAGAGGAGGAGGAGGCGTACTCTTCTCTCCGTAGCGACAACGCAATTATGTTGAGGAACGCCGCGGCGAAGGCTTCGAGGAAGATCCCCGTGGCGGTCCGCATAATTGCACACGAAGTAATGTTGGGGTCGAAAGTACTGGTCTTTACCCAGTTTATAGAACAGGCGGAGGAGCTCCACGACGCGCTTAGGGAGAGCGGCATTTCAGCAGAGCTTATAACTTCAGAAGAGGGCGGCCGCGACGCCGCGTTTAGACGTTTTAGCAACGGGCTGAGCAGAGTTGTGGTGACGACTACAGTGCTCGACGAGGGGGTTGACGTGCCCGACGCGGATGTGGCGGTGGTTGTCAGCGGAACAGGTTCTAGGAGGCAGATGATACAAAGAGTTGGGCGCGTCGTGAGAGCCACACAAGGCAAAAAAGCGGCGAGGGTATACGAAATCATAACCCGCAACACTATTGAGGAGGCGCTTTCAGAGGCGAGGCACTTCGACGACATCGTGGAGGAGCTTGTGTGTAAGAGAATCCCCGAGTCCGACCTAGACGCGCTACTGTCCCGGGCCCCGCCGCTGTTTAAATGGATGAAGTAG
- a CDS encoding winged helix-turn-helix domain-containing protein yields the protein MDVREEILKLLKQRGDLTTTEIAELLRLPRHKVLKTLNRLYFEGVVEPYKKNRKYYWRLSSGYVAVAPLHFSIDPVLYIEGVIEPIYRKVQDRVDTFIFTHVKNKEYWLCECDTGFLILTDQPIEGCSCKLRHAFGERKLAMIYLPKELRFRFWKSYRYSEGDVEFVILMPDERDSPELQQKYLQYAGEATSSI from the coding sequence GTGGATGTTAGAGAAGAGATTTTGAAGCTACTGAAGCAGAGGGGGGATCTTACTACTACAGAAATTGCTGAGTTGCTGAGACTACCGCGACACAAAGTTCTCAAGACGCTAAACCGCCTCTATTTTGAGGGAGTGGTGGAGCCGTACAAGAAAAACAGGAAGTACTACTGGCGCCTTTCTTCAGGATACGTCGCAGTTGCCCCCCTCCACTTCTCCATTGACCCGGTGTTGTATATAGAGGGTGTAATAGAGCCGATATATAGGAAAGTACAAGACAGAGTAGACACGTTCATATTTACCCATGTGAAGAACAAGGAGTACTGGCTATGTGAGTGCGACACAGGCTTCTTAATACTTACCGATCAGCCGATAGAGGGGTGCAGTTGTAAGTTAAGGCACGCCTTTGGCGAGAGAAAACTTGCAATGATATACCTCCCTAAGGAGTTGAGATTTAGGTTTTGGAAAAGCTACAGATACTCAGAGGGGGATGTGGAATTCGTAATCCTTATGCCCGACGAGCGCGACTCTCCCGAGTTGCAACAAAAATACCTCCAATACGCAGGTGAGGCTACTTCATCCATTTAA
- a CDS encoding chlorohydrolase, whose product MKARYKARFVLAGELEVLQDGVVEVDYGGVVVGVGKYTGGTVADLGNVVLMPQLVNAHVHVLDAAIIDRDDMYIDDLVGWPYGVKYRLVKEHVRRGRHIPLLRKVAERMRRYGVGCALIYAEYAARDVETIFKEYGVEAIVFQEAHGDFPDYPNVQVASPLDHPVEYLRELRRRYRLVSTHISETEDCHEGGDLELALKELGADVLVHLVHVTDEEISSIPPEKTIVVNPRANAYFVGRVAPVHKLLSLKPLLGTDNVFMNEPDPWAEMKFLHAYSAIAGWGLGEREILAMATVWAWEKIRCIPPIEPGRPLRALAVAAPYAGDKVLKYLVKRVAHSDLIAFVEGSRITPT is encoded by the coding sequence ATGAAAGCGAGGTATAAGGCCCGGTTTGTACTAGCCGGTGAGCTGGAGGTGTTGCAAGACGGCGTGGTTGAGGTAGACTATGGCGGGGTCGTGGTAGGTGTTGGGAAGTACACTGGAGGGACTGTGGCCGACTTAGGCAACGTGGTGTTGATGCCGCAACTGGTCAACGCCCACGTACATGTCCTCGACGCCGCAATAATCGACAGAGACGACATGTACATTGACGATCTTGTGGGGTGGCCGTACGGGGTGAAATACCGCCTGGTTAAGGAACATGTTAGAAGGGGGCGCCACATACCACTACTCAGGAAAGTGGCTGAGAGGATGAGACGCTACGGCGTTGGGTGCGCCTTGATATACGCAGAATACGCCGCCCGCGACGTGGAGACAATATTCAAGGAATACGGCGTCGAGGCGATTGTATTTCAAGAAGCGCACGGCGATTTTCCAGACTACCCAAATGTCCAAGTGGCTTCGCCCCTCGACCACCCCGTGGAGTACCTCCGGGAGCTGAGGAGGCGCTACAGACTCGTCTCTACCCACATCTCCGAGACTGAAGACTGCCACGAGGGGGGCGATCTTGAGCTGGCCCTAAAGGAGCTGGGCGCCGACGTGTTGGTGCACCTCGTCCACGTCACCGACGAGGAGATATCTTCTATACCGCCGGAGAAAACCATCGTGGTTAACCCAAGGGCAAACGCCTACTTCGTGGGTAGGGTGGCGCCGGTGCATAAGCTGTTGAGCCTAAAGCCCCTCCTGGGGACAGACAACGTGTTCATGAACGAGCCTGACCCCTGGGCCGAGATGAAATTCCTACACGCCTACTCAGCAATAGCCGGGTGGGGTCTAGGCGAGAGGGAAATACTGGCAATGGCAACTGTGTGGGCGTGGGAAAAAATACGATGTATACCGCCTATTGAGCCAGGTAGGCCTCTAAGGGCTCTCGCCGTGGCTGCGCCCTACGCGGGGGATAAAGTCTTGAAATACCTCGTAAAGCGTGTTGCCCACAGCGACCTTATAGCCTTTGTGGAGGGGAGCCGCATCACCCCCACATAG
- a CDS encoding tRNA-ribosyltransferase yields the protein MKIVLGSSLNAIPKPWLYFDVPAVMVNALEIRGDPRVVLQYEGELWIDSGGYQILKKGLSVDLEKIAEIYRRVDAQLYLSLDVPPSPQDPPDVAEKKFEKSYSNWEKLRKMVGDSVIPVLHVYKDVGLFRRYLARYLDAPALAIGAAVPYVLITKGAPRGSRELALKLIAEVRAQYKGPIHILGMGSPSVTPILAVMRIDSTDSATWRLKAAYGKVVLPGGGERHVTSRSVNFGRAKPKYGELEELYNFLQATGFPALDDFYSRIKTSFEYRALVNAWVVLKSWAEPPRPKSFKTLYQLAVSH from the coding sequence GTGAAGATAGTACTGGGTAGCTCGTTAAACGCCATCCCCAAGCCCTGGCTCTACTTCGACGTCCCCGCGGTGATGGTCAACGCCCTGGAGATTAGGGGGGATCCCAGGGTCGTGTTGCAGTACGAGGGGGAGCTGTGGATAGACTCGGGAGGCTACCAGATATTGAAAAAGGGACTCTCAGTGGACTTGGAGAAAATAGCCGAGATATACCGAAGGGTCGACGCCCAGCTCTACCTTTCCCTAGACGTGCCCCCCTCGCCGCAGGACCCCCCCGACGTGGCCGAGAAGAAGTTTGAAAAGAGCTACAGCAACTGGGAGAAGCTTAGGAAAATGGTGGGAGATTCTGTCATACCAGTGCTCCACGTCTACAAAGACGTGGGGCTATTCCGGCGCTACCTGGCCAGGTACCTAGATGCGCCGGCTCTGGCAATTGGGGCGGCGGTGCCCTATGTGCTTATAACGAAAGGCGCGCCAAGGGGTTCGAGGGAGCTGGCGCTGAAGCTGATAGCAGAGGTGCGCGCCCAGTACAAGGGCCCAATCCACATATTAGGCATGGGGAGCCCCTCGGTGACGCCCATCCTAGCAGTAATGCGAATAGACAGCACAGACAGCGCCACCTGGCGGCTAAAGGCGGCATACGGCAAGGTGGTGTTGCCTGGCGGCGGCGAGAGGCACGTTACAAGCAGATCGGTGAACTTTGGCCGGGCTAAGCCCAAGTATGGGGAGCTGGAGGAGCTTTACAACTTCCTCCAGGCCACGGGATTCCCGGCGCTCGACGACTTCTACTCCAGAATTAAAACCAGCTTCGAGTACCGGGCTCTGGTAAACGCATGGGTGGTGCTGAAGTCCTGGGCAGAGCCGCCGCGCCCCAAGTCCTTCAAGACGTTGTACCAACTGGCGGTATCACATTAA
- a CDS encoding HEPN domain-containing protein: MGLDDWIERAASFMKMAYMAMRSGIYNQACFNAHQAVEMLLKGLIVEATGTYPFTHSLVELLEVLKKVGKSVPEEAFREAEWLEPHYILARYPARGVKPYTEATAKRCISAMELIAGLVEKWSGRPLPRE; this comes from the coding sequence GTGGGACTTGACGATTGGATTGAGAGGGCGGCTTCCTTCATGAAAATGGCCTACATGGCTATGAGGTCTGGCATATACAACCAAGCCTGTTTCAACGCACACCAAGCAGTCGAGATGTTGCTAAAGGGGCTGATTGTAGAGGCCACGGGCACCTATCCCTTCACCCACAGCCTAGTAGAGCTACTAGAGGTGTTGAAAAAGGTGGGCAAGTCAGTGCCTGAGGAGGCGTTTAGGGAGGCAGAGTGGCTGGAGCCCCACTACATCTTGGCGAGGTATCCAGCCCGCGGCGTAAAGCCGTACACCGAGGCGACGGCTAAGAGGTGCATATCGGCTATGGAGCTGATTGCCGGGCTTGTGGAGAAATGGTCTGGGAGGCCCTTGCCGAGAGAGTGA
- a CDS encoding nucleotidyltransferase domain-containing protein produces MVWEALAERVRRYPEEFARCVSSIIQRYEGKVTVILFGSRAAGRHSASSDYDIMVVVPSYADYFDEVAQIRRLCRGVPVDIVLFAKDEFVLDGIVAKMLESCVTIHDGLSLSPCQQAVAVSPQ; encoded by the coding sequence ATGGTCTGGGAGGCCCTTGCCGAGAGAGTGAGGAGGTATCCCGAGGAGTTCGCCCGCTGCGTCTCGTCTATAATCCAGAGGTACGAGGGGAAGGTGACGGTTATCCTCTTCGGCTCGAGGGCTGCGGGAAGGCACAGCGCCTCCAGCGATTACGACATAATGGTCGTTGTCCCCAGCTACGCCGACTACTTCGACGAGGTAGCGCAGATCAGGAGGCTATGCAGAGGCGTGCCAGTGGATATAGTGCTATTTGCCAAGGACGAATTCGTCTTAGACGGCATCGTGGCGAAGATGTTGGAAAGCTGCGTCACTATACACGACGGGCTATCCCTAAGCCCGTGCCAACAAGCCGTAGCGGTTTCTCCGCAGTAG
- a CDS encoding Trm112 family protein, which translates to MKYRLMDVLACPYDKTFPLRLVVLKRTEHPERQYTWPRKPFCEEYCAYRDLRIKDHPKPDSLPCEECHKWEIETGVIYCPSCGRWYPIIEEIPRMLPDELRNEKEELQFLESISEQLKTYAPDIAEKILQEGRPFNLSKKT; encoded by the coding sequence ATGAAGTACAGGCTGATGGACGTCTTGGCCTGCCCCTACGACAAGACTTTCCCCCTCCGCCTTGTTGTCCTAAAACGCACGGAGCATCCCGAGCGGCAGTACACGTGGCCTAGGAAGCCCTTCTGCGAGGAGTACTGCGCCTACCGCGATCTTAGAATAAAGGACCACCCCAAGCCAGACTCCCTGCCCTGCGAGGAGTGTCACAAGTGGGAGATCGAGACGGGGGTCATCTACTGCCCCTCATGCGGCCGCTGGTACCCAATAATCGAGGAGATACCCAGGATGCTCCCCGACGAACTGAGAAACGAAAAGGAAGAGCTACAATTTCTCGAGTCCATCTCGGAGCAGTTAAAAACATACGCCCCAGACATCGCCGAAAAAATACTGCAAGAGGGAAGGCCTTTCAATCTTTCCAAGAAGACCTAG